Proteins from one Paraburkholderia sp. BL10I2N1 genomic window:
- the dusA gene encoding tRNA dihydrouridine(20/20a) synthase DusA produces MPVNARRISVAPMMDWTDRHCRSLHRMLSRHTWLYTEMVTTGALIHGDVARHLAFTPGEAPVALQLGGSEPDDLARSAKLGEQWGYDEINLNCGCPSERVQRGAFGACLMNEPQLVADCVKAMRDVVSVPVTVKHRIGVDAVEEYGFVRDFVGTIAEAGCDVFIVHARNAILKGLSPKENREIPPLKYDYAYQLKRDFPNLEIILNGGVKTLDEVELHLQHVDGVMLGREAYHNPYVLADVDARFYGSPDAALSREQIEEKFIEYCAAELARGTYLGGITRHALGLYRGVAGARGWRRVLSDSRKLAAADLTIFDEARTHLREPVEMFE; encoded by the coding sequence ATGCCAGTCAACGCTCGCAGGATTTCGGTTGCACCGATGATGGACTGGACCGATCGCCACTGTCGTTCGTTGCATCGCATGCTGTCGCGCCACACGTGGCTTTACACGGAGATGGTAACGACGGGCGCGCTGATTCACGGCGACGTCGCACGTCATCTGGCATTCACTCCCGGCGAAGCGCCCGTCGCGCTACAACTTGGCGGCAGCGAACCCGACGACCTCGCACGCTCGGCAAAATTGGGTGAGCAGTGGGGCTACGACGAGATCAACCTGAATTGCGGGTGCCCGTCGGAGCGCGTGCAGCGCGGTGCGTTCGGTGCATGCCTGATGAACGAACCGCAACTCGTCGCCGACTGTGTGAAAGCGATGCGCGACGTGGTGTCGGTGCCGGTGACGGTCAAGCATCGGATCGGCGTCGACGCGGTGGAAGAGTACGGTTTCGTGCGAGACTTCGTCGGCACCATTGCCGAGGCCGGCTGCGACGTGTTCATCGTGCATGCGCGCAACGCGATTCTCAAAGGCCTCAGCCCGAAGGAGAATCGCGAAATCCCGCCGCTCAAATACGACTACGCGTATCAGCTGAAACGCGATTTCCCGAACCTCGAGATCATCCTCAATGGCGGCGTTAAAACGCTCGACGAAGTAGAGCTGCATCTTCAGCACGTCGATGGCGTGATGCTCGGGCGTGAGGCTTATCACAACCCGTACGTGCTCGCCGACGTTGACGCACGGTTCTACGGTTCGCCGGATGCCGCACTGAGCCGGGAGCAGATCGAGGAGAAGTTCATCGAATACTGCGCGGCGGAGCTTGCTCGCGGGACCTACCTTGGCGGTATCACGCGGCATGCGCTTGGTCTCTATCGTGGCGTGGCCGGCGCGCGCGGTTGGCGTCGTGTGTTGTCAGATAGCAGAAAGCTCGCGGCTGCCGATCTCACGATCTTCGACGAGGCACGCACTCATCTGCGCGAGCCCGTCGAAATGTTTGAATAA